A region of Streptomyces deccanensis DNA encodes the following proteins:
- a CDS encoding DUF4328 domain-containing protein, whose translation MPLGPPPLLRSPVGLGRAVAILLGAVAVADVVAVWADLSLLDVMNRMLADDWSVALERDADRADGLMALAAALQTFTYLATAVVFLVWFHRVRVNAEVFDPFGHRKKRGWAIGGWFVPVVNLWFPRRIAVDCWEASGPWQKPRSHALVNTWWTLWLLSLFAGEVGDRAYFRAEEAEEYRTAAQQMLFADSLEIVSAVFAALFVLALTRMQDDKARSGPHEPEPVAAL comes from the coding sequence ATGCCCTTGGGGCCGCCGCCCCTGTTGCGGTCGCCGGTGGGGCTGGGGCGGGCGGTGGCGATCCTGCTCGGGGCGGTCGCCGTGGCCGACGTGGTCGCGGTGTGGGCGGATCTCTCGCTCCTCGACGTGATGAACCGGATGCTGGCCGACGACTGGAGCGTGGCTCTGGAGCGTGATGCCGACCGGGCGGACGGACTGATGGCGCTGGCCGCCGCCCTCCAGACGTTCACCTACCTCGCCACGGCCGTCGTCTTCCTGGTCTGGTTCCACCGGGTGCGGGTCAACGCCGAGGTGTTCGACCCCTTCGGGCACCGGAAGAAGCGGGGCTGGGCGATCGGCGGCTGGTTCGTGCCGGTGGTGAACCTGTGGTTCCCGCGCCGGATCGCCGTCGACTGCTGGGAGGCGAGCGGCCCGTGGCAGAAGCCGAGGTCGCACGCGCTCGTCAACACCTGGTGGACGCTGTGGCTGCTCAGCCTCTTCGCGGGTGAGGTGGGCGACCGGGCGTACTTCCGGGCGGAGGAGGCCGAGGAGTACCGGACGGCAGCCCAGCAGATGCTGTTCGCGGACTCCCTCGAGATCGTGTCCGCCGTGTTCGCGGCCCTCTTCGTCCTCGCCCTCACCCGGATGCAGGACGACAAGGCGCGGAGCGGGCCGCATGAGCCGGAGCCCGTGGCCGCCCTCTGA
- a CDS encoding FG-GAP-like repeat-containing protein, with protein sequence MSRRRSHASKPLGPKRRAWRALGAVVAGGAGLVSYAVVGPGVGTAAADDVPTARPSTVTRPPIVSRAGWGADESAVTGTAEYVDRISAVFVHDTGGTNAYNCAESPALIRALMADDIQAAGRGDLGYNFVVDKCGRIYEGRAGGADLPVRGAHTPGFDGESTGVAVLGDFDGGGPNRAAVESVARLAAWKLGQYAGDPTGKVTLTASEDTGVYTRGESAELDVISGGSDAASLTSPGAGLYAALPEIRRYAASAGRSSAIPTADHTGDGVSDLVVPTPRVGSGWITLVPGGANGPVASARLRLNQASAGVPGAAESGDQWGAATAWGDVDGDGYADLVVGAPGEDDTTGHADRGAVTILYGPSFTAGADTMALGDDYEPAGARFGATVAAGDFNADGRADVFTAATGTGGNWAARFGDGHEVAGDLTTATGSLAYADAATGDFNRDGYADVALNHRDASGIGRIVWFRGSRSLGLTKAATLTVKGGRAVAAGDVDGDGYDDLVVGQPYASESGGNAGGQVTVVPGTSTGLGATGTRTVHQATAGVEGASETSDGFGSSVSVGDVDADGYADVLSGAPNEDITRAGKNRGNAGSVWLLKGSAAGVSGAGSLAFSQDAPDVGGSTEADDKFGSAVSGADVTGDGYGDVVVGVEGEDEGNGTVLFVPSVGGVPVASRAVYYGVTQLGAPGGSRVGQLLTP encoded by the coding sequence TTGAGTCGCCGTAGGAGCCATGCGTCCAAGCCGCTGGGGCCGAAGCGGAGGGCCTGGCGGGCGCTGGGGGCCGTCGTGGCCGGTGGCGCGGGCCTGGTGTCGTACGCGGTGGTCGGGCCCGGCGTCGGCACGGCCGCCGCCGACGACGTGCCCACCGCCCGCCCCTCGACCGTCACCCGCCCCCCGATCGTCAGCCGGGCAGGGTGGGGCGCGGACGAGTCGGCCGTGACGGGGACGGCCGAGTACGTCGACCGGATCAGCGCGGTGTTCGTCCACGACACAGGCGGCACCAACGCCTACAACTGCGCCGAGTCCCCCGCCCTGATACGCGCGCTCATGGCGGACGACATCCAGGCGGCCGGCCGGGGCGACCTCGGCTACAACTTCGTCGTCGACAAGTGCGGCCGTATCTACGAAGGCCGGGCGGGCGGCGCGGACCTGCCGGTGCGCGGCGCGCACACGCCCGGGTTCGACGGGGAGTCGACGGGCGTCGCGGTCCTCGGCGACTTCGACGGCGGCGGGCCGAACCGGGCGGCCGTGGAGTCCGTGGCGCGGCTCGCGGCGTGGAAGCTGGGCCAGTACGCGGGCGACCCCACGGGCAAGGTGACGCTGACGGCGTCCGAGGACACCGGCGTGTACACGCGCGGCGAGTCGGCGGAGCTGGACGTCATATCCGGCGGCAGCGACGCGGCATCGCTCACGTCCCCGGGAGCCGGCCTCTACGCCGCACTGCCCGAGATACGCCGCTACGCCGCCTCCGCAGGCCGCTCCTCCGCGATCCCGACCGCCGATCACACGGGGGACGGCGTGAGCGACCTGGTGGTGCCGACGCCCCGGGTCGGCAGCGGCTGGATCACCCTGGTGCCGGGCGGCGCGAACGGCCCCGTCGCGTCCGCCAGGCTCCGGCTGAACCAGGCGAGCGCCGGCGTGCCGGGTGCCGCCGAGTCCGGCGACCAGTGGGGCGCGGCGACCGCGTGGGGCGACGTCGACGGCGACGGGTACGCGGACCTCGTGGTCGGCGCGCCCGGTGAGGACGACACCACCGGGCACGCCGACCGGGGCGCGGTGACGATCCTCTACGGGCCGTCCTTCACCGCGGGCGCCGACACGATGGCCCTCGGCGACGACTACGAGCCGGCCGGCGCGCGGTTCGGCGCGACCGTGGCGGCAGGGGACTTCAACGCCGACGGCAGGGCGGACGTGTTCACCGCGGCCACCGGGACGGGTGGCAACTGGGCGGCCCGCTTCGGCGACGGCCACGAGGTCGCCGGGGACCTCACCACGGCGACCGGTTCCCTCGCCTACGCGGACGCCGCGACCGGCGACTTCAACCGGGACGGGTACGCCGACGTGGCCCTCAACCACCGTGACGCGTCCGGGATCGGCAGGATCGTCTGGTTCAGGGGCTCCCGGTCGCTGGGGCTGACGAAGGCGGCGACCCTGACCGTGAAAGGCGGCCGGGCCGTCGCGGCGGGCGACGTCGACGGCGACGGCTACGACGACCTCGTCGTCGGACAGCCGTACGCCTCCGAGTCCGGCGGCAACGCGGGCGGCCAGGTGACCGTGGTCCCCGGCACGTCCACCGGCCTCGGTGCGACGGGGACGCGGACGGTGCACCAGGCCACGGCGGGCGTGGAGGGCGCCTCCGAGACCTCGGACGGCTTCGGCTCCTCGGTGTCCGTCGGCGACGTCGACGCCGACGGGTACGCCGACGTGCTCAGCGGCGCGCCGAACGAGGACATCACCCGGGCCGGGAAGAACCGGGGCAACGCGGGGTCGGTGTGGCTGCTGAAGGGTTCGGCGGCCGGGGTGAGCGGGGCGGGGTCGCTGGCGTTCTCGCAGGACGCGCCGGATGTGGGGGGATCCACCGAGGCGGACGACAAGTTCGGGTCGGCGGTGTCGGGGGCGGATGTCACGGGGGACGGGTACGGCGATGTGGTGGTCGGGGTGGAGGGGGAGGATGAGGGGAACGGGACGGTTCTGTTCGTGCCGTCCGTGGGGGGTGTGCCGGTGGCTTCGCGGGCCGTGTACTACGGGGTGACGCAGTTGGGGGCGCCTGGGGGGAGTCGTGTGGGGCAACTGCTCACTCCGTAG
- a CDS encoding RNA polymerase sigma factor, whose protein sequence is MQAYDGELGAAVARAQAGDEAAFAVAYRLVQPGLLGYLRGIVGDDAEDVASDAWLEIARDLGRFKGDGAGFRGWSATIARHRALDHLRRQRVRPRATALENDLLELPGTHSTQDQALESLSTEQALALVARLPRDQAEAVLLRVVVGLDGPAAARVLGKRPGAVRTATHRGLKRLAQLLRSEGVTDDGPRTLGESR, encoded by the coding sequence GTGCAGGCGTACGACGGGGAACTGGGCGCGGCCGTCGCGCGGGCCCAGGCCGGGGACGAGGCCGCGTTCGCGGTGGCCTACCGGCTCGTGCAGCCCGGGCTGCTGGGGTATCTGCGCGGCATCGTCGGGGACGACGCGGAGGACGTCGCCTCGGACGCCTGGCTGGAGATCGCGCGGGACCTCGGGCGGTTCAAGGGCGACGGGGCGGGCTTCCGGGGCTGGAGCGCCACCATCGCCCGGCACCGGGCCCTGGACCATCTGCGGCGCCAGCGGGTCAGACCCCGGGCGACCGCGCTGGAGAACGACCTGCTCGAACTCCCGGGCACGCACAGCACCCAGGACCAGGCGCTGGAGAGCCTCTCCACCGAGCAGGCCCTGGCGCTCGTCGCCCGGCTGCCCCGTGACCAGGCCGAGGCCGTGCTGCTGCGCGTGGTCGTCGGTCTCGACGGCCCCGCCGCCGCCCGCGTCCTCGGCAAGCGCCCCGGCGCGGTCCGTACCGCCACCCACCGGGGCCTGAAGCGTCTCGCCCAGCTCCTGCGGAGCGAGGGTGTGACGGATGACGGCCCCCGGACGCTGGGGGAGTCGAGATGA
- a CDS encoding RNA polymerase sigma factor — MLGDDAELTAAVLAAQNGDETAFRTVYRSVHPRLLGYVRTLVGDPDAEDVTSESWLQIARDLERFSGDADRFRGWAARIARNRALDHIRMRGRRPAIGGDETELTGRAAESDTAGEAMEAMATGRTLSLIAQLPQDQAEAVVLRVVVGLDAKTAAQTLGKRAGAVRTAAHRGLKRLAELIGENPETAAEADPESGDPLDAVPPPREPRARAASSAGVTHTRSRTQKDV, encoded by the coding sequence GTGCTGGGGGACGACGCGGAGCTGACCGCCGCGGTGCTTGCGGCACAGAACGGGGACGAGACCGCGTTCCGGACTGTGTACCGCTCGGTGCACCCACGGCTGCTCGGGTACGTGCGGACGCTGGTCGGTGATCCCGACGCGGAGGACGTGACCTCCGAGTCCTGGCTCCAGATAGCCCGTGACCTGGAGCGGTTCAGCGGTGACGCCGACCGGTTCCGTGGCTGGGCCGCGCGAATCGCCCGCAACCGGGCCCTCGACCACATACGGATGCGGGGCCGCAGGCCCGCGATAGGCGGCGACGAGACCGAGCTGACCGGCCGGGCCGCCGAGTCCGACACGGCCGGCGAGGCGATGGAGGCCATGGCCACCGGCCGCACCCTCTCGCTCATCGCCCAACTGCCCCAGGACCAGGCGGAGGCGGTGGTCCTGCGGGTCGTGGTGGGCCTCGACGCGAAGACCGCCGCCCAGACCCTGGGCAAGCGCGCGGGAGCCGTACGGACGGCCGCGCACCGGGGGCTGAAGCGGCTCGCCGAACTGATCGGGGAGAATCCGGAGACGGCCGCCGAGGCCGACCCGGAGTCCGGCGATCCGCTGGACGCCGTACCCCCGCCGAGAGAACCGCGCGCACGCGCGGCTTCGTCCGCCGGTGTGACGCATACGCGTTCGCGGACGCAGAAGGATGTGTGA
- a CDS encoding L,D-transpeptidase family protein: MRIKDMRRSVAAFAALAMAGACTAQGIEVHGGQRQPVRVDGTVPPDGTPKQDDRDGAGSGDEATGGSGHDGKGAPEKTPTTAPPSPRPTPTPTPAPPPPVLWSQGDEGLDVRELQARLRQIAWLFAGPTGTYDDLTVQAVKGFQGKRGLPRTGKTDSVTWARLLNMTREPGKWDLYAYGGQPAASPDPRCMTGRVLCISKTSRTLRWMVDGRTLTTVEVRFGSEYTPTREGVFSVYFKSRDHWSTLYDTPMPYAMFFSGGQAVHYSADFAARGYYGASHGCVNVRDEAAIARLFGQVRNGDKVVVYW, encoded by the coding sequence ATGCGTATCAAGGACATGCGGAGATCGGTGGCCGCGTTCGCGGCACTCGCCATGGCCGGCGCCTGCACGGCCCAGGGGATCGAGGTGCACGGCGGCCAGCGCCAGCCCGTGCGCGTCGACGGGACCGTCCCGCCCGACGGCACCCCGAAGCAGGACGACCGCGACGGGGCCGGCAGCGGGGACGAGGCCACGGGCGGGAGTGGGCACGACGGGAAGGGGGCGCCCGAGAAGACCCCGACGACCGCGCCGCCCTCCCCCAGGCCCACGCCCACGCCCACCCCCGCACCCCCTCCCCCGGTGCTCTGGTCGCAGGGCGACGAGGGCCTGGACGTACGCGAGTTGCAGGCGCGGCTGCGGCAGATCGCGTGGCTCTTCGCGGGGCCCACGGGGACGTACGACGATCTGACGGTCCAGGCGGTCAAGGGCTTCCAGGGCAAGCGGGGACTGCCGCGGACCGGGAAGACGGACAGCGTGACCTGGGCGCGGCTGCTGAACATGACGCGGGAGCCGGGCAAGTGGGACCTGTACGCCTACGGAGGGCAGCCGGCCGCGTCACCCGATCCGCGCTGCATGACGGGCCGGGTGCTGTGCATCAGCAAGACGAGCCGCACGCTGCGCTGGATGGTGGACGGCCGGACGCTGACGACGGTCGAGGTGCGGTTCGGCTCGGAGTACACACCGACCCGCGAGGGTGTCTTCAGCGTCTACTTCAAGTCCCGCGACCACTGGTCGACGCTGTACGACACCCCGATGCCGTACGCGATGTTCTTCAGCGGCGGCCAGGCCGTCCACTACTCCGCCGACTTCGCGGCGCGCGGGTACTACGGGGCCTCGCACGGCTGCGTCAACGTCCGGGACGAGGCGGCGATCGCTCGGCTGTTCGGTCAGGTCAGGAACGGCGACAAGGTCGTCGTGTACTGGTGA
- a CDS encoding acyl-CoA mutase large subunit family protein, which yields MARESESGLPIEPVYGPEVLEGWDPAERLGEPGGYPFTRGVYRSMYTGRPWTMRQYAGFGTAVESNARYQRLIAAGTTGLSVAFDLPTQMGHDSDAPLAHGEVGKVGVAIDSVEDMRVLFDGIPLDRVSTSMTINAPAALLLLMYQLVGEEQGVAADRLTGTVQNDVLKEYIARGTYIFPPKPSLRLIADTFRYCGAEIPKWNTISISGYHMAEAGASPVQEIAFTLADGIEYVRTAVAAGMDVDDFAPRLSFFFVARTTVLEEVAKFRAARRIWARVMREEFGARDPKSLMLRFHTQTAGVQLTAQQPEVNLVRVAVQGLAAVLGGTQSLHTNSFDEAIALPTDKSARLALRTQQVLAYETDVTATVDPFAGSYVIEKMTDDVEAAAVELMGRVEELGGAVAAIEQGFQKGEIERNAYRIAQETDAGERVVVGVNRFQLDEEEPYEPLRVDPAIEAQQAERLARLRARRDQGAVDTALAALKKAAEGTDNVLYPMREALKARATVGEVCNALREVWGTYTPVDAF from the coding sequence ATGGCGCGCGAGTCGGAGTCCGGGTTGCCCATCGAGCCGGTGTACGGGCCGGAGGTGCTGGAGGGCTGGGATCCGGCGGAGCGGCTGGGGGAGCCGGGTGGGTATCCGTTCACGCGGGGTGTGTACCGGTCGATGTACACGGGTCGTCCGTGGACGATGCGGCAGTACGCGGGGTTCGGTACGGCGGTGGAGTCCAATGCCCGTTACCAGCGGTTGATCGCGGCCGGGACGACGGGGTTGTCGGTGGCGTTCGACCTGCCCACCCAGATGGGGCACGACTCCGACGCTCCGCTCGCACACGGTGAGGTGGGCAAGGTCGGGGTGGCGATCGACTCGGTCGAGGACATGCGGGTGCTGTTCGACGGCATTCCGCTGGACCGGGTGTCGACGTCGATGACGATCAACGCGCCGGCCGCTCTGCTGCTGCTGATGTATCAGCTGGTGGGCGAGGAGCAGGGGGTGGCGGCGGACCGGCTGACGGGCACGGTCCAGAACGATGTGCTGAAGGAGTACATCGCGCGGGGGACGTACATCTTCCCGCCGAAGCCGTCGTTGCGGCTGATCGCGGACACCTTCCGGTACTGCGGGGCGGAGATCCCGAAGTGGAACACGATCTCGATCTCGGGCTATCACATGGCGGAGGCGGGTGCCTCGCCGGTGCAGGAGATCGCGTTCACGCTGGCGGACGGCATCGAGTACGTGCGTACGGCGGTGGCGGCGGGGATGGACGTGGACGATTTCGCGCCGCGGCTGTCGTTCTTCTTCGTCGCGCGGACGACGGTCCTGGAGGAGGTGGCCAAGTTCCGGGCGGCGCGGCGGATCTGGGCGCGGGTGATGCGCGAGGAGTTCGGTGCGAGGGACCCGAAGTCGCTGATGCTGCGCTTCCACACGCAGACGGCGGGGGTGCAGCTGACGGCGCAGCAGCCGGAGGTGAACCTGGTGCGGGTGGCGGTGCAGGGGCTGGCGGCGGTGCTGGGCGGGACCCAGTCGCTGCACACCAACTCCTTCGACGAGGCGATCGCCCTGCCGACCGACAAGAGCGCCCGACTCGCCCTGCGGACGCAGCAGGTGCTGGCGTACGAGACGGATGTGACGGCGACCGTCGACCCGTTCGCCGGTTCCTACGTGATCGAGAAGATGACCGACGACGTGGAGGCCGCCGCTGTCGAGCTGATGGGGAGGGTGGAGGAGCTGGGGGGTGCGGTGGCGGCGATCGAGCAGGGGTTCCAGAAGGGCGAGATCGAGCGCAACGCGTATCGCATCGCGCAGGAGACCGACGCCGGGGAACGGGTCGTGGTCGGCGTCAACCGGTTCCAACTCGATGAGGAGGAGCCGTACGAGCCGCTGCGGGTGGACCCCGCCATCGAGGCCCAGCAGGCCGAACGGCTGGCCCGGCTGCGCGCGCGCCGCGACCAGGGGGCGGTGGACACCGCCCTCGCCGCCCTGAAGAAAGCCGCCGAAGGCACCGACAACGTCCTCTACCCCATGCGCGAAGCCCTCAAGGCGCGTGCCACCGTCGGCGAGGTGTGCAACGCCCTGCGCGAGGTATGGGGCACCTACACCCCCGTCGACGCCTTCTGA
- the leuE gene encoding leucine efflux protein LeuE — protein MFGVVDLPTYLAGLVLIVLLPGPNSLYVLSVAARRGIRTGYRAAAGVWVGDTVLMTLSAAGVASLLQANAVLFGIVKYAGAGYLSWLAIGMLRAAWGMWRSRRERVVEGPDDEVAEGERPFRRALVISLLNPKAILFFVAFFVQFVDPGYAYPALSFVVLGAFAQLASFLYLSALIFSGTRLAATFRRRKRLSAGATSAAGALFLGFAVKLSLASSA, from the coding sequence ATGTTCGGTGTCGTCGACCTCCCCACCTACCTGGCGGGCCTCGTCCTGATCGTGCTCCTGCCCGGGCCCAACTCCCTCTACGTGCTGTCCGTGGCCGCCCGGCGCGGGATACGGACCGGGTACCGGGCCGCCGCCGGCGTGTGGGTCGGGGACACCGTGCTGATGACGTTGTCGGCGGCGGGGGTGGCCTCGCTGTTGCAGGCCAACGCCGTGCTGTTCGGGATCGTGAAGTACGCGGGTGCCGGGTATCTGTCGTGGCTGGCGATCGGGATGCTGCGGGCCGCGTGGGGGATGTGGCGGAGCCGTCGCGAGCGGGTCGTGGAGGGGCCGGACGACGAGGTCGCGGAGGGCGAACGGCCGTTCCGGCGGGCCCTGGTGATCAGTCTGCTGAACCCGAAGGCGATTCTGTTCTTCGTCGCCTTCTTCGTGCAGTTCGTGGACCCGGGATACGCCTATCCGGCGCTCTCCTTCGTGGTCCTCGGCGCCTTCGCCCAGCTCGCCAGCTTCCTCTATCTGAGCGCGCTGATATTCAGCGGCACCAGGCTGGCCGCCACGTTCCGCCGCCGCAAGCGGTTGTCGGCGGGGGCGACCTCGGCGGCGGGGGCCCTGTTCCTGGGTTTCGCGGTCAAGCTGTCGCTGGCGAGCAGCGCGTAG
- a CDS encoding class I SAM-dependent methyltransferase, with protein MTSEHGTIRLPRELDDVPGWFPVLDQLLFDWFLNRQEVAGERGDLLEVGVYMGKSAIFLGRHLQEGEAYTVCDLFESDAPDDANAAEATKSYRSTLTRRAFEANYLSFHDELPRVLQGPSSIVPGEVKPRSCRFVHIDASHLYEHVEADITAARDILLPGGLVVLDDFRSEHTPGVSIAAWEAVLNRGLNPVCLSTQKLYGTWDDPEPLQEALLAMVADRDDCHLSKQQAAGHRILRLKSKGMKAPEFPKSRHWTEPEPPAPAPVAPAPQPPARRRPPRSTARRLAADLLPPVVTRAIRKARAARRPVG; from the coding sequence ATGACCTCTGAACACGGCACGATCCGACTCCCCCGGGAACTCGACGACGTTCCCGGCTGGTTCCCGGTGCTCGACCAACTGCTCTTCGACTGGTTCCTGAACCGACAGGAGGTCGCGGGCGAGAGGGGCGACCTCCTGGAGGTCGGCGTCTACATGGGCAAGAGCGCCATCTTCCTCGGCCGCCACCTCCAGGAGGGCGAGGCCTACACGGTCTGCGACCTCTTCGAGAGCGACGCACCGGACGACGCCAACGCGGCGGAGGCCACCAAGTCGTACCGCAGCACGCTCACCCGTCGGGCCTTCGAGGCGAACTACCTCTCCTTCCACGACGAGCTGCCCCGGGTCCTCCAGGGCCCCAGCTCGATCGTCCCGGGGGAGGTGAAACCGCGCTCCTGCCGGTTCGTGCACATCGACGCCTCGCACCTGTACGAGCACGTCGAGGCCGACATCACCGCCGCGCGGGACATACTCCTGCCCGGCGGGCTGGTCGTCCTCGACGACTTCCGCTCGGAGCACACGCCCGGCGTCTCCATCGCCGCGTGGGAGGCCGTCCTCAACCGGGGCCTCAACCCCGTCTGCCTCAGCACGCAGAAGCTCTACGGCACCTGGGACGATCCCGAGCCCCTCCAGGAGGCGCTGCTCGCCATGGTCGCGGACCGGGACGACTGCCACCTCAGCAAGCAGCAGGCCGCCGGGCACCGCATTCTGCGCCTCAAGTCCAAGGGCATGAAGGCCCCGGAGTTCCCGAAGTCCCGCCACTGGACCGAGCCCGAGCCGCCGGCTCCCGCCCCGGTGGCTCCCGCGCCCCAGCCCCCGGCCCGCCGCCGCCCACCGCGCAGCACGGCCCGCAGGCTGGCGGCGGACCTGCTGCCGCCGGTGGTGACGAGGGCGATCAGGAAGGCGAGGGCGGCACGTCGGCCGGTGGGGTGA
- a CDS encoding acyltransferase family protein yields the protein MTSSTQTDDRVESEVRAGEGLSRPAAEPHIDAAPRPLGGAAAGARRSAPRLYALDGLRLIAALSVAAYHYGGRDGEIAKAWGASPSVQFPTAHSWLAYGWAGVQAFFVISGFVICASGWGRSVQAFFASRASRLLPAYWAAVILVAAVFALPGLSYARVSVSEFLVNLTMLQMPLGADRVLGVCWTLWAEVRFYVLFALCVVLPGVTRKRVIWFCGGWTLASVIAQGSGEPLLDMILMPEYASLFIGGMGLYLVHRDRRDTAAWLIVVFSLLLSQYQTVEAMWHAPNPDYFSYRSQLGIALAVAVGFVAVGAVALGLLNRVNWPWLTTAGALTYPFYLVHEHLGWPVVQGLHQRLGVPSLLTVVLTVALMLGLAWLLHRWVERPLQPLLRASLGGRRR from the coding sequence GTGACCTCTTCCACACAGACCGATGATCGTGTCGAGTCTGAAGTGCGGGCCGGTGAGGGCTTGTCGCGCCCCGCGGCGGAGCCGCACATCGACGCGGCCCCGCGCCCCTTGGGGGGCGCGGCAGCGGGCGCCCGTCGATCGGCGCCCCGGCTCTACGCTCTCGACGGGCTGCGGCTGATAGCCGCCCTGTCCGTCGCCGCCTATCACTACGGTGGGCGGGACGGGGAGATCGCGAAGGCATGGGGGGCGTCGCCCTCCGTGCAGTTCCCCACCGCCCACAGCTGGCTCGCCTACGGCTGGGCCGGTGTGCAGGCGTTCTTCGTGATCAGCGGGTTCGTGATCTGTGCCAGCGGCTGGGGCCGTTCGGTGCAGGCGTTCTTCGCCTCCCGTGCGTCCCGGCTGCTGCCGGCGTACTGGGCGGCGGTGATCCTGGTGGCGGCGGTGTTCGCGCTGCCGGGGCTCTCGTACGCGCGCGTGTCGGTCAGTGAGTTCCTGGTGAACCTCACGATGCTGCAGATGCCGCTCGGCGCGGACCGCGTCCTCGGTGTCTGCTGGACGCTGTGGGCGGAGGTCCGCTTCTACGTCCTGTTCGCGTTGTGCGTGGTGCTGCCCGGGGTAACCCGCAAACGGGTGATCTGGTTCTGCGGCGGCTGGACCCTGGCCTCGGTCATCGCGCAGGGCTCGGGCGAACCGCTGCTGGACATGATCCTGATGCCGGAGTACGCGTCCCTGTTCATCGGCGGCATGGGCCTGTATCTGGTACACCGCGACCGCCGGGACACCGCCGCCTGGCTGATCGTGGTCTTCAGTCTGCTGCTGAGCCAGTACCAGACGGTCGAGGCGATGTGGCACGCCCCGAACCCCGACTACTTCTCCTACCGCTCCCAGCTCGGCATCGCCCTCGCCGTCGCCGTCGGCTTCGTGGCCGTGGGTGCCGTGGCGCTGGGGCTGCTCAACCGCGTCAACTGGCCCTGGCTGACCACCGCGGGGGCCCTGACGTACCCCTTCTACCTCGTGCACGAGCACCTGGGCTGGCCGGTGGTCCAGGGACTGCACCAGAGGCTGGGTGTTCCGTCGCTCCTGACCGTCGTGCTCACCGTGGCGCTGATGCTGGGGCTCGCCTGGCTGCTGCACCGGTGGGTCGAACGTCCGTTGCAGCCGCTGCTGCGGGCGTCGCTCGGTGGACGCCGCCGCTGA
- a CDS encoding alpha-2,8-polysialyltransferase family protein, with protein sequence MTTQIFMASTLYGAATLAAALDTECFRPASRRILLVSNNAATPETAPGPDEMPGFERLRSRFDEVISWNETISPFHPGGWSPRMDDVPLWERHLRLLWNLGDDDVELAVESIQVHPALGVAQIFTGAPVTVYADGLMSYGPTRNKIDPLVGTRIDRLLHLDLVPDLKPLLLTEFGVEAEIVPTDAFVKVLAELVDTGDELPAIEEPALLLGQYLSALGILTAEEEEALHVRMLKGAVALGHSKVVFKPHPSAPARWSRGLEKEAERLGADLTVLDTPVLAEVLYQRMRPALVVGCFSTALLTASALYGLPVARVGTGTLLDRLAPYENSNRVPVTIVDALLPELGDAAAVASQRPSAAVSDLNSLVRAVGFAMQSKIYPSLRAETEAYLTRHLSTHTLRYFKRRRLTSLGLPGGIPVQLAFIPRNATVRRVARRARSLKRATLG encoded by the coding sequence ATGACCACGCAGATCTTCATGGCGTCCACGCTGTACGGCGCGGCCACGCTGGCCGCCGCCCTGGACACCGAGTGCTTCCGCCCCGCCTCCCGGCGCATCCTGCTGGTCTCCAACAACGCGGCGACCCCGGAGACGGCCCCCGGCCCGGACGAGATGCCCGGCTTCGAGCGGCTGCGCTCCCGCTTCGACGAGGTGATCTCCTGGAACGAGACCATCTCCCCCTTCCACCCCGGCGGTTGGTCCCCCCGCATGGACGACGTCCCGCTGTGGGAGCGGCATCTGCGGCTGCTGTGGAACCTCGGCGACGACGACGTCGAACTGGCCGTGGAGTCCATCCAGGTCCACCCGGCGCTCGGCGTCGCCCAGATCTTCACCGGCGCGCCCGTGACCGTGTACGCCGACGGTCTGATGAGCTACGGTCCCACCCGCAACAAGATCGACCCGCTGGTGGGGACGAGGATCGACCGGCTCCTCCACCTGGACCTGGTGCCGGACCTCAAGCCGCTGCTGCTCACCGAGTTCGGCGTCGAGGCGGAGATCGTGCCGACGGACGCCTTCGTGAAGGTGCTGGCCGAACTCGTCGACACGGGCGACGAGTTGCCCGCGATCGAGGAGCCCGCGCTGCTGCTCGGCCAGTACCTCTCCGCGCTCGGCATCCTCACCGCCGAGGAGGAGGAGGCCCTCCACGTACGGATGCTGAAGGGTGCCGTCGCGCTCGGGCACTCCAAGGTCGTGTTCAAGCCGCACCCCAGCGCCCCGGCCCGCTGGTCGCGCGGACTGGAGAAGGAGGCGGAGCGGCTCGGCGCCGACCTGACCGTGCTGGACACGCCGGTCCTCGCCGAGGTGCTCTACCAGCGGATGCGTCCGGCCCTGGTCGTCGGCTGCTTCTCGACGGCCCTGCTCACCGCCTCCGCGCTGTACGGCCTCCCGGTCGCCCGCGTCGGCACGGGCACGCTGCTGGACCGGCTCGCCCCGTACGAGAACAGCAACCGGGTGCCCGTCACGATCGTGGACGCGCTGCTGCCGGAGCTGGGTGACGCGGCGGCGGTCGCCTCGCAGCGGCCGAGCGCGGCGGTGTCCGACCTCAACAGCCTGGTCCGGGCGGTGGGGTTCGCGATGCAGTCGAAGATCTACCCGTCGCTGCGGGCGGAGACCGAGGCGTATCTGACGCGGCATCTGAGCACGCACACGCTGCGGTACTTCAAGCGGCGGCGGCTGACCTCGCTCGGGCTGCCCGGTGGGATTCCGGTGCAGCTCGCGTTCATTCCGCGTAACGCGACGGTGCGCAGGGTCGCTCGGCGGGCCCGGTCGCTCAAGCGGGCGACGCTGGGATGA